TCTGCAACTGGCCCCGGATTAAGCTTTTTAGGCATATCAATACCGATTTTAATGTTAGAAATAACATCGGAATATTTCCATATCAAGTTCCATCCGTCGGCCGTTTCGGTTTTTTCACTGGGAGACGTACAAAATTCAGGAATATCAAATTCTTTGAAGTGCGTAGCGACATTGAGTGAAAAGTTTTTTACACGCTTAGTGCCATCGCCGAAACTGAATTGCCATAAACCAGTGCCTTGTGAACGGTAACTGATTATAAACTCTTTTTCTTCATTCGGCTTGAATTCAGTTTTTGCGGTGAGAAATTGTGAAAGAGTTTGTCCATAAGCGTCTTGAGTCGTTTCAGTATTTTGCAATCCTTCGTCCATCAGGCTTTGGCCGTTTACGGTTAATACAAAATCGTCGTAGAGTGAGTTTTGGGATGGAAAATCAAACCGCATAAAGATTTCTCTATTTAAAGCCATGGTATTAGCGACTTTGAAAGAGCCCTTGAATTTTATTTCGTACACGCTGTACCATAGTAAACCTTTTTGGCGATAATCGACTTTGATATCTGCCGTGATATCATTGCGAGTCACTTCGAGTTTTCGTTTTTCTTTTCGGGTGGTTACTCTTTGCTGGCGTATAGTTTGTCCGTTGGCTGAAGTGGACGTTTCCATTGTTGTATCGTAAAGCGTTTCATACCAGTAGAATTCAGGAGACAATTGAGTATGGATTCCACCCCAGTTGTTCTCAACTCGTTGACCAAGTTGGATGGTTTTTTCGCTCGTACGCATATTAATGCTGCCACCTAGTATAAACCAAGCGATCATTGTACAGAAAAATATTCCGATAATTGCAATAAGGCGAAAGGGTGTCATGAGTATTACTCCACTAATGATTTTCTATAATTAAGAAACTTGTTTACGATGTAAAAAAATAATATCCCGGATAAATTCATGGCTAAATCAAGCAAGCTGAAAGTTCGATGAGGCGACAGAGTCTGACAACTTTCATCCATGATCGATAGGAAAGCAATGACCATTGGTCCAAGTGCAATTGAAAAGTTTTTGATCGCTAGCGAATGTTCATTGATCGCTTTATGAGCCAGGAATCCTAACCATCCTATCAAA
This genomic window from bacterium contains:
- a CDS encoding VanZ family protein, with the translated sequence MKMGISFNRRWSWYFILYLIFCVVIGANAYRNGLPAELSIIPYYDTIAHFFLIGWLGFLAHKAINEHSLAIKNFSIALGPMVIAFLSIMDESCQTLSPHRTFSLLDLAMNLSGILFFYIVNKFLNYRKSLVE
- a CDS encoding inner membrane CreD family protein; this encodes MTPFRLIAIIGIFFCTMIAWFILGGSINMRTSEKTIQLGQRVENNWGGIHTQLSPEFYWYETLYDTTMETSTSANGQTIRQQRVTTRKEKRKLEVTRNDITADIKVDYRQKGLLWYSVYEIKFKGSFKVANTMALNREIFMRFDFPSQNSLYDDFVLTVNGQSLMDEGLQNTETTQDAYGQTLSQFLTAKTEFKPNEEKEFIISYRSQGTGLWQFSFGDGTKRVKNFSLNVATHFKEFDIPEFCTSPSEKTETADGWNLIWKYSDVISNIKIGIDMPKKLNPGPVAERISFFAPVSLLFFFTILIIIGAIQGNSIHPMNYFFLAAAFFAFHLLFAYLVDHLELEWSFVIASVTSVILVFTYMRLVMNMAFALKVVVPTQVIYLVLFSYSFFFEGYTGLTITIGAIVTLFVLMQMTAKIDWSKVFEKKS